Proteins from a genomic interval of Nerophis lumbriciformis linkage group LG01, RoL_Nlum_v2.1, whole genome shotgun sequence:
- the LOC133623023 gene encoding galanin receptor type 1 has product MEMSGQHVNSSNREEQAVIKVLVPILDGLILVTGLVGQILVITILTGRRRRDGHPPHGTDTLLLALSAADLLLLLCLPFHTSAITLGFWPFGSFLCKAVSFLSVACSSASVFTLAALAVTRYLTVVHPTWAYRSRMQRRVKVTVALLWLPASVLAAPQFAFRTVTTSRAVYCFAFLSNFSQLVYSISLFFFGFALPLGIIVLMYAKIYCFLRHARLFGNAPQLERYQSQVTNTSALLVLVFTLLWLPSYALMFSFIGGTIQGSPGYNTIAILVRLLASSVAVVNPVLYGFMSQKFRRELLQQGRERWNFCKNSLAACPHMMMGGDLVESFELDTSSEA; this is encoded by the coding sequence ATGGAAATGTCAGGGCAGCATGTAAACAGCAGCAACAGGGAAGAGCAGGCTGTAATTAAGGTTCTGGTGCCTATTCTGGATGGATTGATCTTAGTCACTGGCCTGGTAGGACAAATCCTCGTCATCACAATTCTGAcaggcaggaggagacgtgacGGTCACCCCCCACATGGTACAGACACCCTCCTGCTTGCTCTGAGTGCGGCTGATTTACTATTGTTGCTTTGCCTTCCCTTCCACACGTCAGCCATCACGTTGGGATTTTGGCCTTTCGGCAGCTTCCTGTGCAAAGCCGTCAGCTTCCTAAGCGTGGCCTGCTCATCTGCATCTGTCTTTACGTTGGCTGCACTGGCTGTGACTCGCTACCTCACAGTGGTCCACCCAACCTGGGCATACCGCTCCAGAATGCAGAGACGCGTGAAAGTGACAGTCGCTCTTCTTTGGCTCCCTGCATCAGTATTAGCTGCACCGCAGTTTGCCTTCCGCACCGTAACCACGTCCAGAGCTGTATACTGCTTTGCTTTTCTCTCAAACTTCAGCCAACTTGTTTACAGCATCAGCCTCTTCTTTTTTGGCTTTGCTCTACCTCTGGGAATCATAGTGCTGATGTACGCAAAGATCTACTGTTTCCTGCGACATGCACGGCTGTTTGGGAATGCTCCTCAGCTGGAGCGCTACCAGAGTCAAGTCACCAACACCTCAGCTCTTTTAGTCCTGGTTTTCACTCTACTCTGGTTGCCCTCCTATGCGCTCATGTTCTCCTTCATTGGAGGAACTATTCAAGGCTCACCGGGGTACAACACTATCGCCATCTTGGTCAGATTGTTGGCGTCCTCAGTAGCAGTGGTTAACCCCGTGCTCTATGGCTTTATGTCTCAGAAATTTAGAAGAGAGCTGCTTCAGCAGGGGAGAGAACGCTGGAACTTCTGCAAAAACTCTCTGGCTGCTTGTCCTCACATGATGATGGGCGGGGACCTGGTAGAAAGCTTTGAGCTGGACACAAGCTCAGAAGCCTGA